One Cinclus cinclus chromosome 24, bCinCin1.1, whole genome shotgun sequence genomic window carries:
- the LOC134053289 gene encoding olfactory receptor 10C1-like: protein EFRLLGFSGTSPLHPLLFLVSLSLYILTLMANTVIALITNSDNRLHTPMYFFLTQLSCWDICYLSVIIPSILENLMVGTVSISKTRCAMQMFSFLFFGVAECFLLAAMSLDGYFAVCCPLHYTMIMSSRVCRSLVVGAYICGTAVGLVHTLITFSSPLCGCAIDHFFCEIQPLLDVLCGNTLPSEIQVIVVAVFAILSPFSLVIYSCIPIVSTILHMASAESQEKAFSTCSSQLLVVTVFFGTAGSMYLRPKYSYCASVDKFLSLSYSLVTPLLNPIICSLRNKEVKGALKEKMEKT from the coding sequence gaattcagactcctgggtttttctggaacctCTCCTTTACACCCTTTGCTCTTTCTAGTTTCATTATCTCTTTATATTCTCACCTTGATGGCGAACACAGTGATAGCTTTGATAACAAACAGTGATAATCGCCTTCACACCccgatgtatttcttcctcactcagctgtcctgttgggatatctgctatttgtctgtcattatcccaagtattctcgagaacctgatggtgggaacagtgagtatttccaagacaagatgtgcaatgcagatgttttccttccttttctttggagttgctgagtgttttctcttggccgccatgtcccttgatggttattttgcagtttgctgccCCTTGCATTACACAATGatcatgagcagcagggtctgcagaagcctggttgttggagcttacatctgtggaactgctgtgggcttagttcacaccctcatcaccttcagctcacccttgtgtggttgtgccattgaccacttcttctgtgagattcagcctctcctggacgtgctctgtggcaacactctcccaagtgaaatccaggtcattgtggtggctgtctttgctattctgagtcctttctcactggtcatttattcctgtattcctatcgtttccacaattcttcacatggcatcagctgagagccaggagaaggccttttccacttgctcctcacagctcctggttgtgactgttttttttggcactgcaggctccatgtacctgcggccaaaatacagctactgtgcatctgtggataaattcctctccctttcttattctctggtgactcctttattgaatcccatcatttgcagtttgaggaataaggaggtgaaaggagccctgaaggaaaaaatggagaaaacctaa